CAGCATCCAGAAGTTCCTTTAAACTTCAGACACTTATATTCCATGACTATAATGTAACAATGATCATTGTTATCATTTGCTGAACACTCAGGAAGTAAGGATTTCTGAAAAGGGATTTTAAAACTACAGAGGGATCTGGAATCAGACTTAGTGGGTTCAAATCTTGGTAGCcctgtaatcttgggcaagttacttacatTTTGTGGGCCTCAGTTTATAAAGCACATGGGTGTGAAACTGCTCCTTCCCTAGGGAGATGTCCCACCATCAGAGAAGAACGTGAATTCAGAGAAAGGGATGTGTGTACAAGGCACAGACAATGCCAGGACAACAAGAGGTACTGTGTCTTCAGctgtggaaaaaaatgtttagatcTCAAACAAGGTAATATTCAGAGCCGCAGAATAACCAACTCTTCCTCCCCCTGTCCTCGCCTTCTGCCTTCCTGGACTGGCTTTGTGCCCTGATCGCTGAGGGCTGGTCTCTGGCAAAACTGCTGGACTTGGGAGACCTGCAATTTAGATTCATTACTGTGCCAAATATGATGTGTGCCATTAGTAATGACCTTTTCCTATCAGGTAATGCCCGAGACTCAGTTTCCCAAAACAAATGACTGGTGAAGGAGTGGCATTGAATCAGATTCTTTTGGCTATTTAGATACCTGTCACGCTTACAATTTTTTGAGCCCCAGGTGGCCATTGTTGCCCTAACATATACAACATTGTTGCTGCGAGTGATAAATGaagcaatttatattttctaacttttttgctATGGAGTGACCACCTCTCTGCCTACACAAATCCAACTTTGCACCAAAACACCTCTCCTGACTGCTGCACAACAGAGGGCTTTTCCTTTCTGCTGCATCTTAATTTCATGCCCATCTCCCTGGGATGCAAAAAGACTAtcgaagatttttttttattcattcaacaaatgtgtatTGAGTGCCTCTGAGACCCACAATAGGATTTGATCTGCTCAGTGTGGTCAGGGAGGTTGGGATTGCCTTCTCTGAGAAAGCCAATCTGGAGTTGAGTTGAGAAAGATGGGTAATGTTTTAGGCAAAAAGTGGGTGGAAGGGTTTTCCAGGAACAGGGAGTAGCATGCACAAAGGCTCAATGGTGGGGCCTGGGGAGGACAGAAGGCAGAGTGAACATGAGCATGGGACAAGGAAAACAGATTCTGGGTGGGCAGAGATCAAACGATTCAGGTATGGTGGGCCAGGTTAAAGAGTCTTGCCTGGATCGAAGGGCCATGGCAATCCACCGAGGCAGGGCATCACATGACCAGGTTCATACTACATCTATAGAGTTTAAAATAGGAGGAACAGAGTATCTTAAAGGACTTCAAGGTGATAGAAATGGTGACTGGAACTAGGGGTAGCTGAGGGGATGAAGAAGAGTAGGACGTGCTCGAAAGGTATGTAGGAGGTAAAGTAAACAGGACTTGACAGACAAGTAGAGTGGGCAGGGTAGGGGGCTAAGTCACTCATATGCCGGCAGGTAAGGATTCTGAATTCAGACATAGTGAGTTCAACTCTTACCTCCAGTTTTTAGCAGCCTTTTTGTCTaggataaattaaaaacattccttcactgtgcctcagtttcctcagataATAAAAGGATCAGTGTAGAAGGTTATTTTGAGGATCCAATTGATCTGCATGATGTGCTTagagcaatgcctggcacatagtagccaCCTGATAcctatttgcttatttgtaattCTTGGCTAAGGGCTCCTAAATAGCAGAGGTCATGCCTTTTCTCTGTTCCTTGAAGCATtaggcacataataggtgctcaatgaataatTTATTCAGTTCAGATCGGGATACAATTTCTTTTACCCTCAACATTCTATAAGGTTCTGTACTGTGCCAAACTACCTGTTAGGAATTGGGATGCCAAGATGGAAGCAGACACACTAGAAACTCACTCCTTGCTCGCCAGAAACTCACAGCCTCAGGGATGACACTGAGGATGTAAATGAAAAATGAGTGCACAGATTCTGAAGCAAGGTGTGGCAGTGAGGAATGTAGAGTGGAGTCAAGGGAGACATCACAACAGCTGATGTGTGAGAAAGGTtttgaaggaagaagaggagtgtCACTGTGAGCAGTGCAAAAGGATGGAGGTATGGGGGTGGCACGGGGTGTTCAATATTATTGGAGCATGTGGCTGGAAGGGGTTCTGCGGCAGGGGAGGAGGCCAGCGTCACAGTAGGAGCTAGACAATGGAGGGCCCTGTGGGTCATGGGAGGGTATTGTCATGAAGTGAAGGTAGGTCTTATCTGTGGAATGACATGATAAGCCTGGTTCTCAGATCCATCAGATCCTTCCCTCTGGTGGGAAGCATCAATGATTGATTGGAGGGGCCAGGACTGGAGGCAGGGGATCAATCTGAGGTTATCTCAACAGCCCAGGCATGAGACAGTCACTGAGGCTTATATTAGAGAGACTGGCAGAGAGGTGAGCTATATATTAGGAGGTAAAAATCAACAGGACCTAATTGTTTAGCAGTGGAGATTTGCCCAAATGGAACTGTGTAAGCACAATTTACTAGGGACCTGCATTTGTTTGGTAGagttgctataacaaagtaccactgACTCGgaatcttaaacaacagaaatgtattgtctcacaattcctcaggctagaagtccaagaacaTGGTGTCAGCACGATTGGTTCCTTGACAGGGTTATGGGGAAGAGGCATGTTCCATTCCTCtcccctagcttctggtggtttgctggcaatctttggtgttctttggcttgtagacacagcaccccaatctctgccttcacatTCATACGGTGTTCTCCCAGTGTGTTTGCCTCTGTCCAAATTAACCtgcttttataaggacaccagtcatgttggTGTAGGGGTCCACCCTATTTTGGTCTGACCTCTTTTTAGCTAATTTCACCTGCAATAACCCTATCTCCAGGGATGCAGATGCCCACTCTGGAGTCTCCTTGCACATGTGTGCAATATGTCAGTGGAGCTGTGCTCCTGCTGTGGGATAAGGGAAAAGGAGCCTATTCCGGTTCCATctatagtggttgccagggagaATAATAACAACTGTTTATTTCTGGAGTGGGCACGCTGAGTTTTCAACTCTGGAGTCTTTCTGCAGATGTATGTGAAATGCCAAATGAAACTGGCCCCTGCCTGGCTTTTTTTATTCAGTGGTGGTATGACAAGAAAAGTAATACTTGCTTCACATTTGTCTATGGTGTCTGCTAGGGAAACAACAACAACTTCCAATCCGAAGCCAACTGCCTGAACACCGTCAAGAATAAACGTGAGCCCCTAGGGATTTCATCTTTATGTCCCCTTTATCTCCAACTTCTAGAGCTCCCAGTTTATACCTGTGTCACTCTCAATTGTTTCCAATAAAGAACTTGATGTAATCCTGTGCCTCTGAGGCTGAGTAATTGACATCTTTTTGGCACATTACACTTTGCAGAGTAAGGGATCATTGAGGCTTCTGGTGACATCATTCAAGGGAGTGAAGACAATCAGAACTTTGAGTTGAGAGCTCCAGggat
The Piliocolobus tephrosceles isolate RC106 unplaced genomic scaffold, ASM277652v3 unscaffolded_35274, whole genome shotgun sequence genome window above contains:
- the LOC113222799 gene encoding eppin-like isoform X2, which produces MGSSGLLSLLVLFILLANVQGPGLTDWLFPRRCPTIREEREFRERDVCTRHRQCQDNKRYCVFSCGKKCLDLKQDVCEMPNETGPCLAFFIQWWYDKKSNTCFTFVYGVC
- the LOC113222799 gene encoding eppin-like isoform X1, with amino-acid sequence MGSSGLLSLLVLFILLANVQGPGLTDWLFPRRCPTIREEREFRERDVCTRHRQCQDNKRYCVFSCGKKCLDLKQVFLQMYVKCQMKLAPAWLFLFSGGMTRKVILASHLSMVSARETTTTSNPKPTA